TTATTTCACAGAACCATGGATTGCAGCAGTTCTAGTTACGTGGACAGTGATCACGAACATCCGCGGAGCATTGTACACATCGATATAGACTGTTTTTACGCTCAAGTGGAGATGCTCCGGAGTCCGGAACTGCGCGCCGTGCCTCTTGGGGTGCAGCAgaagaattttgtgatcaccaGCAACTACGAGGCACGCCGCTGCGGCGTGCACAAGTGCATGCTCGTCCACGACGCGCTCAAAGTCTGCCCTAACCTTAAGCTGGTCAATGGAGAAGACCTGCAAAACTACAGAACGGCTTCTAACAAAATCTTCGAACTCCTTTTGAGTTGGAAATGTCCCGTGGAAAAACTGGGAATGGACGAGAACTTTATAGATGTCACAAAAATAGTGCaggagaaattaaaaagtgtggATGTGAACAACCTTATTGTGCCTGGTCATGTATACGAGGAAGCGAGCGCCAACTGTGCGTGCGGCTGCCACACGAGACTGAAACTAGCATCACAAGTAGCTGGCGAAATGCGgcagaaaatatttaatgaattagGATTTACAACATGTGCAGGTATTGCACACAACAAACTGCTTGCGAAACTAATCTGTCCATTGCACAAGCCTAATGATCAGACAACCATGTTCCCTGAGCATGCCGAGGGATTCATGTCCGCCCTGCCCAGTGTTCGATCCATCCCAAGCATAGGATCAAAGACAGCTGAAGCTTTAGTTTCTCAGAAAATTATAACAGTGAGTGACTTGCAGGAAGTACCTTTAGATATATTGAAGAAGCATTTTAACAGCGACATGGCTGTCAGATTGAAAAGCCTTAGTTTAGGGAATGATAATACTCCAGTGAAACAGTCAGGGAAGCCTCAGAGCATAGGGCTTGAGGACAGTTTCAAGACTGTTAGTGTCAGAAGCGAGGTAGAGGAAAAATTCTCTGCCCTGCTGCAGAGGCTGCTGGTGCTAGTGAGGGAGGATGGCCGGATTCCTGTGTCACTGCGGGTTACTCTGCGGAAGAAGGATGCCAAGAGACTCAGCAGTCACCGAGAGTCCCGGCAGTGTCAGATCTCACCCTCTATCTTCACTATATCCAACAGCACATTAGCAGTCACTCAGGCTGGCCAGCAAAAACTCCTGACTATCATCATGAGATTATTTAACAAGCTGATTGACTTGTCCAAACCATTCCATTTAACATTAGTGGGTCTGGCATTTACAAAGTTCCAGGAGCGCATGACAGGAAGGGGTTCTATAGTAAATTATCTCATGAATGACATATCCGTCCAATCTGTACTAAATTTGCAGAGTGACTGCGATACATCAGCAACTTCTATGGACTATTCTGCTGCATCACCCGGCAGTAGCACCACTACTGACTTGTCTGATGGAGAAGTGGAGCCTTCTCCAAAAAAGCCCAAAAAAGTAAACTGGATAGCAAAAAGGCGCTGTCTCTCGAAAGGTGAAGTTGCATCACCAAGCAAACTGAAAGTAGGAGAGTTGAGGCTGAACTCAAGGGAATTAGAGAAAGTTTCAGAATTGAGGTTAAATTCGCGAGACAGATCACTGACTCCGCGTGCCAGTCCTGCTAAAGACAATATGTCTGATAACTCGGACACAATGAAAGATGTAGCAGAGGGCGGGATCTGTGATAACTGTCCTAGTGATGTAGACAAAGAGGTATTCAACGCGCTCCCTTACGAGATGCAACAAGAGTTGAAGACCATGTGGAAGAACCCTTCCAGCTCTGGCGTCGCCCGGAGTAGCCCCAGGACCATGAACAAAGCAAACCCGAACACaatcttaaaatattttgttccaCACAAATAGTATTAGTAAGATTTTATcatgttaattattttaagtgatAAGTGAATGGTTTCTATTTTTTCAAATCATACAATTTTTATTCTGATCAAATAATACATGTTTatgttaaataatgttttttattttccacCCGGAATAAAAAGCAATGGTTGGAATATAAATGtgcatatcatttaatatctaTACTTTTTACAGCTTCTGTGACCATACTGTTAAGTTCTTTATACTTGTGCACGGTGTTGACGTCAATCTGGGAGGCGTGCGCGAGCGCCGCATACGACGTGATGTCAACTCTAAGCTGCAGCCGTATCTTCTCCCCATCGGTGGTTCCAACACTCTCGCTGCTCTGCAGGGCAGTCTTCTCGCGAATTTGCTTTAGTCTTCTCAGGGACTCCTCAGTTTTCTGAACTGATGTCAGCACATCCTCCACATATTTGTAGTAACTGGAAATGTTATAGAAAATATTAGAAATGTAGAAAACAATCTTTGTTTTTAGGCAgtaaattaagaataaaatcCAGCCTGGTCCTTTTATCCAAAAGCTAATAGAATGACCAGAGGTAGAATTGTCTCACAATTTGATGCTCCTGACTACAtccaccatttctttctgtcttcAACCAGTAGTACCCTTTGACAGAAAGAGGTGGTGAAAGTGATGGTGATTTGTATTTCATTAGACAACATGTCCTATGATGGTGTTAGTAACTTTTGTCTGAATATAACCATGATATGGTATAGTAGAATAACAAAGTAAACCTTTTATAATAGCCACGTTCATGGCGATTGTACTTGATGATTGTACATTTACATAATAACTGAAACATTCTGACTCAGTAGCTCTTCTTATTTAGCACGAGATAGTACATTAACATAATAGTTCTaagaaatattttaacattaaTTTGTTGAGGAAAACATACACATTGATTACCCTAATTAGCAAGTGACTAACACAATTCACATGCATCGGACACTTACGAAACTGTCATAATGTTGAAAAGAGCTTCAAAAATTTCATGTATAAATTCATTGTCTAATCTTTTCTTTGCGTCTTCATGGAACTGGTGTATTTCCTTAGCAACTACATCAATGTAAGTGCAAGGTTTTGTGGGTACACTGCGGTTCGTTTTTCTGTATAGCCTTGGGATGTCACTGACTTGTTTTAGCTGTACATTGAAGTATTCATAGAGCTCATTTACGATGCACTCTCTGATCTTGTGTTTCGTTCCTTGCAATACTTCCTCAGTGGGCCTAAGGCTGCTTTTCAACAGATCTTTATTCTGGCAGGATATTTTTGTTTCGACATCCTGTAGGAATTGTGGAAGCCTCTGCTGGAGGGTTTGGGTGTCTACATAGATGCTTATGCTGTTGTCTATGAGGGTTCTATTTACATTTGTGGATTCTAGTTTAGGTGATGTTCTCTGTAAAACAAATTAGTTGTTAATATTTGATACTATATTTTATCTGtagtatttataaaagaaaCAGGAGTAGAGTAATTATGATAAACATCAGAGCTGTCTAGGTGCTCACAAATATCTAAACATACACTTACTATATTGACAATAATATGGTTATTTGGttgtgttcatatatttttgagcTCCAGTGGCTCACCAATGgtgattgtttgtttttgtatgaaaatatattttagtacaGTTAATATTATATTCAAACCCCGTTATCAGTGTTTCAGAATCATTGAAAATGCTAGGGATGGCACtgcacatatttttattaacatgtgcctaggtatacatattttttaatttgttttaaaataaaataaaacctcttTTCAGCCCGTAattaagaggttttttttttaaacttcataaTAAGTGGTTGCGTCATTTATTTGGCAATATTAACTATTGTTGTATATAATTTGTTTGCTTAGTATTCAGTTAAAATCATGGATTTTCGTAATGATCACACTGAATTTTCCCAGTTCAAAAGAGAGCTGATGGCCAAATTAGAAGGAAACTCTTAATaatttttatctacatccatatagtaaatcctcaattatgcgttcaaaaaccataggtaatgaccagtattacgacattggattctattatgaacacgacTGTATTGTAATGACCATCTGTATCTgtacgtgcagcagcaggtcgtcgcgcgcgcagagggcgcagctcgtggggcagacatacctacctagttctcgttaatgcaggtcattctcaatggttcatgaacacatgatagaggatttaatatatggatatagataaaatattgtatgcaactatacgtaattaggccttaaaacactcaagtgaagtgaccctattatgaaactcggctaacactcgtgttttaaggttttaattacaatacagttgcataaaatactaattCAGACAACTCATGAAAGTGTACAAATCTGATATTTTACATGTAAAAACATTCTTCTAACAAAAacgttttatattatataccaaTATGTCACATTAACAATGAAATAAACATTGTGCAACAACCCCATGACTTAGTTTCAATGGATCTGCAACACTGTAAGGGGGTATGATTATATTACAGGTAGCTCAGAAGTAAAGGAAGCTATTTACCTGACTACAGAATGTACAAGCCCAAGTGGAGTACCGGGATAGCAGCTGCAGTGACAGTTTCCAGAACTTGTGAGCCAGTGCCTCAATGTACACCCCATCTGACCAGCACTGCTGTATCGCTTGCCAACAGGTGTAAGTTTCTTTTAATACCCAGCCATCATGCTCTTCTTTTGTTGGATTTATGTGTAAAGTTGCTTCAAAGCTTCCTAAAAACAGATAAAggtatttgaaattaaaaatatagccATAACTCTCCACAATAAGACGATGATGGACTAGTTTGCTCAACAGTTACAAAATGTGTAATATTTACCTGCTATCTCTTGAAACCGTATCTGAAAGTAGACTGGCAAGTTCCACCTTCTCTGGAAGCTCTTATATTCTGCTGTGTCATGTAAAATTTTCACCATAGCCCTGTCACCGCAGTACTCTTCCAACTTCATCACAAACTGAACACTTTCATTATACCTcctgtaaaatattttggggttGCCAGGTGCAAAAATAGATGCCAAATTCACTTCTAGCCTGCTTTCCACCTCACACCAAAAACAATTGACTAAGAATCTATAAGGTTTGGTAAGGAAAGACATCTTGGAATGTTCCATTACTGTGTGAAGTAACTTCAGTTTTGTGTCTAGAAGAGCTAGGATTTTGTCATAAATGCCTTGGAGTCCATCTTTACTCCGCTGTAAAGCTGGCTCCTTGATAATATCTTGTAGTAAAGGAGCTATTGCTTTTTTTCTGACAAGCATTTCTGTTTCAGCTACTCTATCCAAAGAAGCCAGAGTCAACAGAGCTTTTAATAAATTTGTATCATCACTATCGTTCCAAAATTGAAACAACAAATCATTCACCTGTTGAACTAGTTTGTTTTCAATTACACTGAACTGTGTCTTCTGATCAGCTTTTATTAAATTGTCACATTTATGGATAGAGAACTTTAGCTGGTTGAATTGCATTGCTGCTCTGTCAGCCAATGCTATTTGCTCATGTTTCTTCTTGTTAGTAATGTCTTGTAAGATGTTTTCCAAGGTGCTCAAACAGTTTATTGTTTGGCTGTAGTATCTGAGCAGTTGTTTCTTTTTCTGCAAGCCATTTCGCTGGCTGAGCCACATGGACAGTTCTTTCATGGCATCTTCAAGGCATTGTTTTACActctgaaaattataaaatgatttattatttattttaggatcAGAGATAAAAATCTAATTCAGATTAGATGCTGCTTTCCGGAATGATTTTAGTTAATTGTCAGGTGATGGGGCAAGATTGCTAGAAACCTGACCTATTGTCCTACCTcatgtgttaaatacttagaaTGTAATCAAATCAGTATTATTGTAGTCTTCATTTCATTGAGTTTTCTTCTGGTTTCTTTACAACAGAGGTTTTGCTGAATCATGTAAAACCGATGGTtgatttttgatattcataagtgcaTTGAAGTAAGTAAattgaatagatattttttgtctttaaCTTTGACTTACCAGTACTTCTTCATTGAGCTGTGTTAATGGAGTGTGAATTTTTGTAATCGCCTTATCAAAGCCAATTAACGTCGCTGACAAATTGACGAAATTAGCGTAGTCCTTGTTGATTAACTCTATCATTGCTAGCCTTAGCACCTTCAAGTAGGCGCCCAGGTCATCCCGCATACTCTCCAGCGAAGCCACATTTTGATGCTCTGCCAGGAAGTTATCCACAGAAAAGTTCGTCTGAAACAGCCCcaaacaaatttaaatcataatcaAACAGCCACTATCAACTCCATAAAGTTTATTACTGATTTAACGGGGAGAGTACCTTGACGAAATCATTCCGATCGAAGCACAAGCCCCCCGGCGCCGGCGGCAGCGTGAACCCCGACGTATCGTTTTCCATATTAATAAACTATTGGCATTATGATTAAAAAGGCACCACCGTTGAGAGGAATCATTGAAAAGTgtttaaaattatctatttagaTCGCCTCGACCGACGATCATTTTGACaccactgactgactgacgtaaGCTTGACACATAACACGTCAATAGTTAGAGCTGTTCCAGCCGTTTACAAGCCGTTCCCGGTTTTcagatgttttttatttatgctcAAATACGTTGGGCATGGACGACCAATGTGGCACGGTCATATGCCAATTTAGTCCGTAGAACGCGAgaaaagtcagtcaaaatatctttattcaatttaggctaaaacaagcacttgatatttcgttttctagattttttttaccgtacaacggcaaaaactactagacactggcaaaattgttctccgatggacagagccatatttttttaaagaaacaacaacaagcacttatgatgtTCTAAATGTTTGTTGagaaatccggcaagaaactcacgACGCGGTCGCGCGAATCAAATGTTTCGCGCGAACTTAGCTCGTACGAACGTGCGATCATACGTCATTTCATTAGCGTCCCACGTTTATATAacacaacggaaagacaagtcacaaaaaaaattatcacgctaaattcagcatcggtattgtcttaaattttcataaaaaaacaaccctgagtattacctcttttaataacacctgcgaAGACACCAATGACAAAAAATCACCATACTCTCTTAGGGCGAACCCGCACTGCGATATTTCACCACGCGATATTTATTCTTGCGAATTATATATAAGTAGATCTaaattctatctatctatcgatCTAATTTGCATCAGAACATAGATTTTTTCCGCGCTAATTTTTTACCGCCAGTGCGGATACTGGTATTTATAAGATTCAAtgtgttacaaaattacgaaaaaCCGCGCGGTGAATATTCGCAGTTCGGATAGGGCCTTATGATTACTTCATCGACTATTGTTTTAGAATTAATTACGAACAAAGAATATTAAGTTTATTTCGTAATTAACTACGAAATCAGAAAAGATACTCAATTACTAAAAAGGCAAATAAATTCTtatttgataattaattatgaaacaGCGAAAAATAATTCCTCCTTCATAGCCAATTACGAAATCAAAATTACGAACACGGACTAAAGGAAAAGTCCAGGGCGGAGCAATTAATTTGGCGCGCAGTACAAGATTCTAAGAAAatagtgttattttattatggtGTTATTGTAACATATCGCGCTTTGCATGCGCGGGCGCATACTTTCTTGTAAACTtatacagtcagcagaaaaTAATCTTAACTTATTACtttagcagttggtttctgagGATGGATCAACATATTACTCTTTCACTTAAAAACTACGGTATATAgaggcacagaataactaaaaCCTACTTGGTAGAGGGCTGAAATTTGGCGATtaggttaggtactttttatcgaTATCGAAAGCGATAAAAGAATTTGCGGATGAAATTGCAGCCAGCTGGTTGGTAGGAAGGTACAAAATAAGAGTTCAAACACAGGGGATTTAATAATGACAAGAAGGTTTCGTGAAGGAAGGATTAGTGAAAATTAAGATAGGTACGTACAAAACAAGcatgaaattaaaacaatttctaTGTAGTTTATCtacgtatgtacctacctagtaatagtacagaataagtaatacttagtacaagctaatagtctTAAATTTAGATAGTTGTTTTGTACATAATGTAGTACCTATTTAGCGTTAATTCGAAAActgtagtaagtacctacctacctaaattgTACCTCATACATTCATATTATTTAGATTACTGCCAGTCATTTCAGTAATTGAACGTAATGTTTATGTAATCAACTGTAATAATGTGGGTAggttaataattattagtaattgGTGGATACTTTGACGTACGATAAGTTTAGCTTAGTTTTTAACGTTTGACCTGGGAGTCTCTGTACACTTACAACATGGCTAAACCTAAACTTAACCTCGGAGACTTGTACTTCTACAGAGCCAGGATCATAATGTCCATTATGGGGGTATGGAATCCCCCTAAAAACGAATCCACTTTACGAAAGTTATACAAATATGTCATGCTGTCCCTGCAGCACTTGTTTCTCTTATTCCAAGTTATCTACATGGTTAGAGTGTTGGGGGACTTGGAGGAGGTGTCACAGGCCTCCTTCCTGCTCTTTACTCAGGCGTGTCTGTGTTTCAAGGTCACGGTATTCCATGTTCGCATGGATTCATTCAGAGAACTCTTGGCGCAGATGAATTCTGATGTTTTTATGCCGCAGAATAAAGGACAGGAGGAGTAAGTTCACAATGCTCGTCTAGACTGAATAAGTTAGACAGGAAAATAATGGTTTAATATATTTTCCGGTATTTTAGTAACTAAGTAAGCAGGATGTAAATGTGCTGCTGTAATATGGTCAGTGTAAACTATCACTACCATTATAGTTCGCATTGCGAACAAAGTGGTAAAGTTTCTGCTGCCTTATTGAATTTAGTAATGTTTCTAATGTTTAGGTACAGCTACTATCTATATTATCTACTGTAATGCTCTAATTTTTGAACTGTATACGGacgtagtttagcaaaaagGATTCAAAGCACTGTCATGTTGTTCTTTAAATTCGCTTATGTTCCTACTGAAAGTAgatccaaaattgaaaaattaattgTTGAGGGTTGGATCTTTTTTGTTAAACTACGTCCAATTTcagcggcggccttagggggtgCGAACAGGGCAATCACCCGGAGCCAcgctcttgcaggggcctcgcgcaacaaccccagaatttattttttaaatatagttttttttactatatttttgcATCACGAACGACaagggcctcgcaaagacctgccgcccggagcctcgcaatggctaaggccgccgctgcttccattaacaattactttgctaacCCGCGACTTGTAGTAACTACCGATATAGCTATGTCAATGCAACATATGTATATGTAagtataagaacacacacaaatcacacaacctCAACTATCACCATCTCCACACTAcgctgatgcgtttcgaactgaACCAGAGATTACACTGAGAGCAACATTTACCATGCTACTACACGTTACTCGAGTACTCTAACGCCGGGGATTACTGACGTAGCACTTTAACCTGAACTGAGCGTATTAGACTAACGGCGTTTTCTTTTTGGGGACGTACGAGTAGCATCCTCAAGCTGCAGGCGACCAGGATCAAGCGGCTACTGCTGGGCTTTATGATCAGCTCGCAGACAACTTGCAGTTTGTTCGCTCTGAGGCCACTGTTTGACGACGCTAACAGAAATTTTCCGTTTATAATGTGGTAAGTACACcaagaaactcgaagttcgtgtcgtgcggtccctctgacacttatactatttaatacgagagcgagagggaccgcgcgacacgaacttcgagtttcgtagtagccctgctgggcccGGAACCACTTGATTCCAACTGGGTTGCCAGTTAATCTTACCGTACTGGATAACCGTTGACGTGGCGTCAGTGATTATATATGTGGCAAAAGTGTATACTAAGCCTAGCTATAGTGTTCCTCTATCCTCCTGAGACCCCGCGTCAAATGTTTCATGCAAGAATTTTAAACTTAATGGCAATcaagaaaagttgacatttgattagacattatgttcaaaattttgtacGCGGGGTTTTAGGAGGCTATAGCTATATATAAGTACTGAGATATCGTTCATAATCTACCTACGACTTCGGTTACACGCTCATCCTGGCGTCAGTTCAGTACATCATTCAGAGGTCTtaatgcctaacgtttctgacacttgcTATCACAATCAACCGACAgcctgcaggtggtaggaccttgtacaaggtccgcccggattgctaccaccatcttgcttgctaatcctgccgtgaaacagcagtgcttgcactgttgtatttcggcgtggagagtaagacagccggtgaaattactggcacttgaggtatcccattttaggcctctaggttggcaacgcatctgcaatccccctggtgttgcaggtgtctatgggcagtggtgatctctaaccatcaggagacccacttgctcatttaccatccagtcgaataaaaataaaaaagtttttgtatgcgtaatctgttatttgattgcgatcgcgagagTCAGAAACGTACTCTGGTCTGAATGACGACAGAATTACTGTGTAGGTAACCCTTTCTGACTGACGGACTGATGGTCCAGACTGATGAAAATTTCTTCAATCCCATGTGAATAACAGAAAAGAAGTAAATGACGCATCTAAGTCACGCTTCTCTTTTTTACTTTGACTCTAACAAACCCTAGCCAGTAACTACTAGTgctgtaggtaagtacctaccacagcggagcgtgcaaaaatatctgacacgtccctaCCGTCCTAGAAAATACCTAATACCTAATCCCTAAAATAAAATgcctaatcctgccgtgaagcagcagtgctggcactgttgtgtttcggcgtggagagtaagacagccggtgaaattactagcacgtgaggtataccatcttaggcctctaggttggcaacgcatctgcaatacccctggtgttgcagatgtttatgggcggtggtaatctcttaccatcaggagacccacttgctcgtttgccatcccgtCGAAAAAAAATAGAGTCGTTCAGGTATTATTTATGCACgatttgttatgtcagatattgtaCTGTGACTGTACAATTAAATGCAATTTTCGGCAGGTTCATAACAACACCTTGTCTCTGGCCTTCAATTACTTCCTTCTCTTGCCAGGATGCCGGTAAAACCAGACAACTCTCCGCAGTATGAGCTCGGCTTCCTCTTCCAGCTGCTAACAATATCCATGAGTGCGTTCATGTACTTCGGCGTGGACAGTGTCTGTCTCTCCATGGTCATCTTTGGCTGTGCGCAGTTGGAGATCATAAAGGAGAAACTATTGAGCGTGAGTGGTTCACGGATCTGTTGGAAGTTATTGGGTTGTttcttgggtaaaaaaatataatacattactatccatccatactaatattaggtatattgcGAAAGGAACTCCGTCTGCCTAAACCGATGTTGAATTATGTTCATTAGgttgtttgtttaatttaaattttatacctatttaGAGTGAGGAAAACGTCCGCGTGCTCGACACTCTAAtccccaatagacgacacctgctgtcatctctattgctaatgacataagatgccaactattgggacagtgacgagcactcgtacgtttaccttacctatgttatattattaaataaca
This region of Choristoneura fumiferana chromosome 11, NRCan_CFum_1, whole genome shotgun sequence genomic DNA includes:
- the PolI gene encoding DNA polymerase iota: MDDRTMDCSSSSYVDSDHEHPRSIVHIDIDCFYAQVEMLRSPELRAVPLGVQQKNFVITSNYEARRCGVHKCMLVHDALKVCPNLKLVNGEDLQNYRTASNKIFELLLSWKCPVEKLGMDENFIDVTKIVQEKLKSVDVNNLIVPGHVYEEASANCACGCHTRLKLASQVAGEMRQKIFNELGFTTCAGIAHNKLLAKLICPLHKPNDQTTMFPEHAEGFMSALPSVRSIPSIGSKTAEALVSQKIITVSDLQEVPLDILKKHFNSDMAVRLKSLSLGNDNTPVKQSGKPQSIGLEDSFKTVSVRSEVEEKFSALLQRLLVLVREDGRIPVSLRVTLRKKDAKRLSSHRESRQCQISPSIFTISNSTLAVTQAGQQKLLTIIMRLFNKLIDLSKPFHLTLVGLAFTKFQERMTGRGSIVNYLMNDISVQSVLNLQSDCDTSATSMDYSAASPGSSTTTDLSDGEVEPSPKKPKKVNWIAKRRCLSKGEVASPSKLKVGELRLNSRELEKVSELRLNSRDRSLTPRASPAKDNMSDNSDTMKDVAEGGICDNCPSDVDKEVFNALPYEMQQELKTMWKNPSSSGVARSSPRTMNKANPNTILKYFVPHK
- the Cog2 gene encoding conserved oligomeric Golgi complex subunit 2, with the protein product MENDTSGFTLPPAPGGLCFDRNDFVKTNFSVDNFLAEHQNVASLESMRDDLGAYLKVLRLAMIELINKDYANFVNLSATLIGFDKAITKIHTPLTQLNEEVLSVKQCLEDAMKELSMWLSQRNGLQKKKQLLRYYSQTINCLSTLENILQDITNKKKHEQIALADRAAMQFNQLKFSIHKCDNLIKADQKTQFSVIENKLVQQVNDLLFQFWNDSDDTNLLKALLTLASLDRVAETEMLVRKKAIAPLLQDIIKEPALQRSKDGLQGIYDKILALLDTKLKLLHTVMEHSKMSFLTKPYRFLVNCFWCEVESRLEVNLASIFAPGNPKIFYRRYNESVQFVMKLEEYCGDRAMVKILHDTAEYKSFQRRWNLPVYFQIRFQEIAGSFEATLHINPTKEEHDGWVLKETYTCWQAIQQCWSDGVYIEALAHKFWKLSLQLLSRYSTWACTFCSQRTSPKLESTNVNRTLIDNSISIYVDTQTLQQRLPQFLQDVETKISCQNKDLLKSSLRPTEEVLQGTKHKIRECIVNELYEYFNVQLKQVSDIPRLYRKTNRSVPTKPCTYIDVVAKEIHQFHEDAKKRLDNEFIHEIFEALFNIMTVSYYKYVEDVLTSVQKTEESLRRLKQIREKTALQSSESVGTTDGEKIRLQLRVDITSYAALAHASQIDVNTVHKYKELNSMVTEAVKSIDIK